A DNA window from Candidatus Saccharibacteria bacterium oral taxon 955 contains the following coding sequences:
- a CDS encoding alpha/beta fold hydrolase, producing MAHRTLEARHQGFRTVSRDGFCWLEANTTAKKSAIIIHGVTGGKDDMLPLAEEYIALGYSVYCPDLVGHGGSAMIHVTKFDDLGRWFRDLVVAIGVEPSLIVSNSYSSGVVYSYISQGFLSKHTHVILGCPTPTVALMSRLLNRIGQAVPDRIAWYVYNTSPARKLRVKILYRGSDRQSYDWLVESERRKYHYIAPNVSPILTNMIIRDNPFKGEQLPDDVQRQITVVLGERDNVVTSDARAYLMRKLPYARFVSAGPAGHILHFEAISSLVRRDNSV from the coding sequence ATGGCTCATAGAACTCTAGAGGCTCGGCACCAAGGTTTTCGCACTGTCTCGCGTGACGGATTTTGTTGGCTCGAGGCAAATACGACCGCTAAAAAGTCGGCCATCATCATCCACGGCGTAACTGGAGGTAAGGATGATATGTTGCCACTTGCCGAAGAGTATATCGCGCTTGGCTATAGTGTTTATTGCCCCGACTTAGTCGGTCATGGCGGTTCAGCGATGATTCATGTGACGAAGTTCGACGATCTGGGCCGATGGTTCCGTGACTTGGTTGTGGCAATTGGTGTGGAGCCGTCGCTGATTGTCAGTAATTCTTATTCGTCAGGCGTGGTTTATAGCTACATATCCCAGGGTTTTCTGTCCAAGCATACACATGTGATCCTTGGTTGTCCGACACCAACTGTCGCGCTGATGTCGCGACTACTTAATCGTATCGGACAAGCGGTTCCCGATCGTATCGCATGGTATGTATATAATACTTCGCCAGCCAGGAAGCTTCGTGTGAAGATCTTGTATCGTGGTAGTGATCGTCAGTCCTATGACTGGCTAGTTGAGTCCGAAAGGCGCAAATATCACTATATTGCTCCAAATGTTTCACCGATTTTGACAAATATGATAATTCGCGACAACCCTTTTAAGGGAGAGCAGCTGCCAGATGATGTTCAGCGACAGATTACGGTCGTATTAGGTGAGCGCGATAATGTTGTCACCTCTGATGCAAGGGCTTATCTGATGAGAAAACTCCCATACGCTAGGTTTGTTAGTGCTGGTCCAGCTGGGCATATTTTGCACTTTGAGGCGATTAGCTCCCTTGTCCGACGCGATAACAGCGTCTGA
- a CDS encoding glycosyltransferase gives MKIAFFTDDYLPHIHGVATSIKTYREALERLGHEVYIIAPNKPGHDDHDDHIIRMPSINNYVFEKRPTSVIYPGLAKKLDKYEFDVVHSHMQFYLGLLAMSVAKRQGVPHFTTIHSLYTELIDDYPLMISAGLIAVTFGYPIMFRCKPILPFKDRSDIRDLRKEDAKSIMKRQGWRLTAEFANRCDYCISPSKHLAEILTNAGLTTPSSVFPNCIDTSRYTSATTENSPLTKLPGEKYIVCVARLSAEKRQHVLIDAMEQLNDPGVKLVLVGNGPTEDELIASVASRGLSDQVIFTGALSGDQVASILKQADLFVLASYHFDNQPMVFLEAAACGLPIVYCDERMTEGLTPKNAVLTDGIEGDAFAKVFADLLGDDKKRAELSAGALKVAKNFDSTKMAKDLVALYESAIRTKELEKARE, from the coding sequence ATGAAAATCGCATTCTTCACAGATGACTACTTGCCGCACATCCACGGTGTTGCAACTTCTATCAAAACCTATCGTGAGGCGCTGGAGCGCCTAGGCCATGAGGTTTATATCATCGCCCCGAATAAGCCTGGTCACGACGACCATGATGACCATATTATTCGGATGCCGTCAATCAACAACTATGTATTCGAAAAACGGCCTACCTCTGTAATCTACCCTGGATTAGCTAAGAAGCTCGATAAATATGAGTTTGATGTTGTCCATAGTCACATGCAGTTTTACCTCGGTCTGTTAGCGATGAGTGTTGCTAAGCGTCAAGGGGTTCCGCATTTTACAACAATTCACTCTTTATATACCGAACTAATTGATGATTATCCGCTCATGATCTCTGCCGGATTGATCGCGGTTACATTTGGCTACCCTATTATGTTCCGTTGTAAGCCAATTTTGCCATTTAAGGATCGAAGTGATATTCGTGACCTACGCAAAGAGGATGCCAAGTCAATTATGAAGCGTCAAGGCTGGCGTCTGACGGCAGAGTTTGCAAATCGCTGTGACTACTGTATATCACCATCAAAACACCTAGCGGAGATCCTGACGAACGCTGGCTTGACGACGCCAAGTTCGGTATTTCCTAACTGTATCGACACGAGCCGATATACGTCGGCGACTACGGAGAACTCGCCGCTAACTAAGCTTCCTGGCGAAAAATATATTGTTTGTGTTGCCCGATTGTCTGCCGAGAAGCGACAACACGTACTGATCGACGCGATGGAGCAACTTAATGATCCAGGCGTGAAGCTGGTGTTGGTCGGCAATGGTCCAACCGAAGATGAGCTGATTGCCTCGGTAGCTTCTCGTGGGCTGTCTGATCAGGTGATTTTTACGGGTGCGCTATCTGGTGATCAAGTAGCAAGTATACTCAAGCAGGCTGATTTGTTTGTCCTAGCGTCATATCATTTTGACAACCAACCGATGGTCTTTCTAGAGGCGGCTGCCTGTGGTTTGCCGATTGTCTACTGTGATGAGCGTATGACCGAGGGGCTGACACCAAAGAACGCGGTATTGACCGATGGAATCGAGGGCGATGCATTTGCGAAAGTATTTGCTGATCTGCTAGGAGATGACAAGAAGCGGGCCGAGCTTTCGGCTGGTGCGCTAAAGGTCGCTAAGAACTTTGACTCTACCAAGATGGCGAAAGACCTAGTTGCCCTATATGAATCAGCAATTCGAACCAAAGAATTAGAAAAAGCCCGCGAATAA
- a CDS encoding glycosyltransferase, translating to MQISVLIPGKNEAGTVDKLLKSLTKQTRQADQVVFINSHSTDDTLAHVEAFSDRLPLTIVTAKKRGVANARNEGSQKATGDMLLFVDADIILPPQFLADFEQQVTARNLEIGGCTQRMPSKKLSIRIGARVMNGYLRLMQHTPWPISFSCTFATKKAFESLNGFDPTLYIMEDYDLALRGHRAGYNVGIVTSPFIASDRRFIENPSQGWRGVYGELYRYTHGLRVTKPIYEYEMGGKSKTDKNAPD from the coding sequence ATGCAGATAAGCGTACTTATCCCTGGTAAAAATGAAGCCGGCACTGTCGACAAACTTCTAAAATCACTCACCAAGCAGACTCGACAGGCTGATCAAGTCGTATTTATCAACTCCCACAGCACCGACGACACACTCGCACACGTCGAAGCATTTAGTGATCGTCTACCGCTTACGATCGTCACCGCCAAGAAACGCGGTGTCGCCAACGCCCGTAATGAGGGTAGCCAAAAAGCGACAGGCGACATGCTCCTGTTTGTCGACGCTGACATTATCCTACCTCCCCAGTTTCTAGCCGACTTTGAACAGCAAGTTACCGCTAGAAATCTAGAAATTGGCGGCTGCACCCAGCGTATGCCATCGAAAAAGCTCAGTATCCGCATAGGCGCTCGTGTCATGAATGGATACCTCCGCCTGATGCAACACACACCGTGGCCGATATCGTTTAGTTGCACCTTTGCAACAAAAAAGGCTTTTGAGTCACTAAACGGCTTTGACCCTACACTCTACATCATGGAGGATTACGACCTGGCTCTACGTGGACATCGTGCAGGCTATAATGTCGGCATCGTAACATCACCGTTCATCGCATCGGATCGTCGATTCATCGAAAACCCATCACAAGGCTGGCGTGGCGTCTACGGCGAGCTATATCGATACACCCACGGCCTACGTGTTACAAAACCGATATACGAGTATGAGATGGGCGGCAAGTCAAAAACCGACAAAAATGCTCCAGACTAA
- a CDS encoding ATP-binding cassette domain-containing protein, whose translation MVIDVHITEKSFGPKLLMTDVRLSVGDREKVGVIGRNGAGKSTLFGILTGADKDFMGKVIYRKGVSVVATAQEHHQIDDMTVIEYILRGLPEYASLKHIIDTYPAKMGDNMKLIDEYTAALDRFGQRGFYQIEELVAEELRNFQLGGVEERAFGTLSGGQKRLVEVVKVMHSDAHLALLDEPTNHMDYVAKAQFIDWMKSSTTAMLVVTHDRDVLKHVDRIIELKDGNTVSYRGNYDDYLKQNALATGNAMGDYEQVERQKANLRDKIVQFRRLKERARDPDTIKQFKRREMQAAARLEELEKVERPTFWIDRDNVAQLDYKMAGRYDKYKARNIRLSVRDGAMRSQRKLIEARDLALGYGDNLLFEGVNIDLREGEVAELRGRNGAGKSTLIRALLAPTESEVDRLNSITFFDGTLKLDPHVKVGVYEQEIASTYLDLTLHDAIERMYLDRNLAISETKIRQLMGDYLFTESDGGIVLGRLSGGQKARFQIISMLANDPQLLILDEPTNHLDLPSIEELEVALERYSGAILYVSHDNYFRAKLGGEVITVGGDEKAR comes from the coding sequence ATGGTTATCGATGTCCATATCACTGAAAAATCATTTGGTCCGAAGTTGCTGATGACGGATGTTCGGCTTAGTGTGGGCGATCGAGAGAAAGTTGGCGTTATCGGGCGTAATGGCGCTGGTAAATCGACGCTGTTTGGTATTTTGACGGGAGCTGACAAAGACTTTATGGGCAAAGTCATTTACCGCAAGGGCGTGAGCGTAGTGGCGACCGCTCAGGAGCATCATCAGATAGATGACATGACGGTCATAGAGTACATTTTGCGTGGACTGCCTGAGTATGCCTCGCTAAAGCACATTATCGATACCTATCCAGCCAAGATGGGTGACAATATGAAGTTGATTGATGAGTATACGGCGGCGCTTGATCGGTTTGGGCAACGAGGATTCTATCAGATAGAAGAGTTGGTAGCTGAAGAACTGAGGAATTTTCAGCTAGGGGGTGTTGAAGAACGAGCGTTTGGGACGCTGAGCGGTGGACAAAAACGTCTCGTGGAAGTGGTAAAGGTTATGCATTCTGACGCTCATCTTGCCCTACTCGATGAGCCGACCAACCACATGGACTATGTGGCAAAAGCACAGTTTATTGACTGGATGAAGTCGTCGACGACAGCGATGCTGGTAGTTACCCATGATCGAGATGTGCTGAAGCATGTCGATCGGATTATTGAGTTAAAAGATGGTAATACGGTGAGTTATCGAGGTAATTATGATGATTATCTCAAGCAGAATGCCCTCGCCACCGGCAATGCGATGGGAGATTATGAGCAGGTTGAGCGTCAAAAAGCTAACTTGCGCGACAAAATTGTTCAGTTTCGCCGCCTCAAGGAGAGGGCGCGCGACCCTGATACGATCAAGCAATTTAAGCGTCGTGAGATGCAAGCAGCGGCACGACTGGAAGAGCTAGAGAAGGTTGAGAGGCCAACATTTTGGATTGACCGAGACAACGTGGCGCAACTTGACTACAAGATGGCTGGGCGATATGACAAATACAAGGCACGGAATATTCGCCTGTCGGTTCGTGATGGCGCTATGCGTAGCCAGAGAAAGCTGATTGAAGCGCGAGATTTAGCGCTTGGTTATGGCGATAATTTGTTGTTTGAGGGCGTAAATATAGATTTACGCGAGGGCGAGGTAGCTGAACTGCGTGGGCGAAACGGTGCCGGTAAGTCGACCTTGATCCGGGCGTTATTGGCGCCGACGGAATCAGAAGTAGACCGGCTTAACTCGATCACCTTTTTTGACGGTACGCTAAAGCTTGATCCGCATGTGAAGGTGGGAGTGTACGAGCAGGAGATCGCCTCGACCTATCTCGACTTGACTCTGCATGATGCGATTGAGCGGATGTATCTTGACCGCAACCTAGCGATTAGCGAGACAAAGATTCGTCAACTGATGGGTGATTATTTATTTACCGAGAGCGATGGCGGAATTGTCCTAGGGCGCTTGAGCGGTGGACAGAAAGCACGCTTTCAGATCATCAGTATGCTTGCTAATGACCCACAGCTGTTGATTCTTGATGAACCGACCAATCACCTAGATCTGCCGAGTATTGAAGAGCTGGAGGTGGCGCTTGAGCGATATAGCGGTGCGATTTTGTATGTGAGCCATGACAATTATTTTCGAGCAAAACTTGGTGGTGAGGTCATTACGGTCGGTGGAGACGAAAAGGCACGCTAG
- a CDS encoding NrdH-redoxin, which yields MASTSRIIVYSAPWCAFCKTEKQYLEHLGVDFTVRDIEQDKRAMEELLEKVGGETSSVPVTDIDGIIIRGFDRAKIDATLRDKGLIK from the coding sequence ATGGCCAGTACAAGTCGCATCATCGTCTATAGCGCACCATGGTGTGCGTTTTGCAAAACTGAGAAGCAATATCTCGAGCATCTAGGCGTCGATTTTACCGTACGAGATATCGAGCAAGACAAAAGAGCGATGGAGGAGTTGCTCGAAAAAGTGGGTGGCGAGACATCCAGCGTGCCTGTAACAGATATCGACGGTATCATCATACGCGGCTTTGATCGAGCCAAGATCGACGCCACTCTCCGAGACAAAGGTCTAATCAAATAA
- a CDS encoding CPBP family intramembrane metalloprotease, which produces MRALRQPPAKRKAKKMYRNTLEIPALDVSVIYIAQAFKAAAIFGLLCLLGFEYLKWDMLSLITWNPYGLLMAWPILLWATAWAIANSITGRYDQTLKEARTRILSRAVWTSIQIGFWEELIYRYLSFGIAMIVLPLVDWITRGVTRWVFESFLMPATHLMTFGALEGQILTTPWTVGAGIITANLVFVAAHVYTGHSIISCVNAWFVGLVLFWLALHYGLITSMVAHSVYDAVLLLTQALKAKCVKTRSRRLPV; this is translated from the coding sequence ATGCGCGCACTTAGACAACCTCCTGCCAAGAGAAAGGCAAAAAAGATGTACCGCAACACGCTGGAAATACCGGCCCTAGACGTGAGCGTCATATACATAGCACAAGCATTTAAGGCTGCAGCCATATTTGGGCTGCTATGTCTACTGGGGTTTGAGTATCTCAAGTGGGATATGTTGTCTCTGATAACATGGAACCCATACGGCCTTTTAATGGCTTGGCCCATATTGCTATGGGCGACCGCTTGGGCAATCGCGAATTCCATAACCGGTCGCTACGACCAAACGCTCAAAGAGGCCAGAACAAGGATCTTGTCTAGAGCTGTCTGGACATCAATACAGATAGGCTTCTGGGAGGAGCTGATCTATCGATATCTGTCCTTTGGAATCGCGATGATCGTCCTTCCACTCGTAGACTGGATCACCCGCGGGGTAACTAGGTGGGTTTTTGAGAGCTTTCTCATGCCCGCCACACATCTGATGACCTTTGGGGCACTGGAAGGACAAATCCTCACGACCCCTTGGACAGTTGGAGCCGGTATAATCACTGCAAATCTCGTATTTGTAGCAGCCCATGTCTACACTGGCCATAGCATAATCAGCTGTGTTAACGCCTGGTTCGTGGGTCTAGTCCTTTTTTGGCTAGCCCTCCACTACGGTCTGATCACGTCTATGGTAGCGCATAGTGTATACGACGCTGTACTGCTACTGACGCAGGCCCTCAAAGCGAAGTGTGTCAAGACTAGGAGTAGGAGATTACCAGTATAA
- a CDS encoding F0F1 ATP synthase subunit A gives MITWFAATGPHISVKADEIFSVAGVSITNSHLLGILGLIVLVWALIATKRAAMGRTRHNFITRLFLWAFEGLYATVGQVIPDAKWARRVAPLSITIFFFVVAQYWMGLLPFVGPITVGEHHTPLFRGGVADLNMTFALAGVTIVAAQIYAFKYLGFRGNMGRYFISPLKNPIMSFIGILELIAEFSRLLGLSFRLFGNVLAGEVLLIMIAYLTQYISPVALQPFYIFELFIGGIQAYIFFMLSTVFISLGLQHHGDDEEKSTHSGSHSSSRKIQTAVHE, from the coding sequence ATGATTACATGGTTTGCTGCTACTGGCCCTCATATATCTGTCAAGGCTGATGAGATATTTTCAGTGGCGGGTGTTTCGATCACTAACTCACACTTATTGGGCATTCTTGGGCTAATAGTGTTGGTTTGGGCGCTAATTGCGACCAAGCGTGCCGCCATGGGGCGAACGCGGCACAATTTTATAACAAGGCTATTTCTCTGGGCGTTTGAGGGGCTGTACGCAACTGTTGGACAGGTGATTCCAGACGCAAAGTGGGCACGACGTGTAGCTCCGCTATCGATAACGATCTTTTTCTTTGTGGTGGCGCAGTATTGGATGGGATTGCTGCCATTTGTTGGTCCGATTACGGTTGGCGAGCATCATACACCGCTATTTCGTGGTGGTGTTGCGGATTTGAATATGACCTTTGCTCTTGCAGGGGTGACGATCGTCGCAGCTCAGATTTACGCATTTAAGTACCTAGGTTTTCGCGGTAATATGGGGCGATATTTTATCAGTCCACTCAAAAATCCAATCATGTCGTTTATCGGAATTCTCGAGCTTATAGCGGAGTTCTCACGCTTATTGGGGTTGAGTTTTCGTCTGTTTGGAAATGTTTTGGCGGGAGAAGTGCTTCTTATTATGATCGCTTATCTCACGCAATATATTTCACCAGTTGCTCTTCAGCCGTTCTATATATTTGAGCTGTTTATCGGTGGTATCCAAGCTTACATATTCTTTATGCTTTCGACAGTGTTTATTTCACTGGGACTACAGCATCATGGCGATGATGAGGAAAAATCTACGCATTCAGGTTCGCATTCGAGCAGTCGTAAAATCCAGACGGCTGTACACGAATGA
- the smpB gene encoding SsrA-binding protein SmpB has protein sequence MAKPKKSSSKPTAPIINRRARFDYELGDEIIAGLVLTGPETRSARDGHVQLKGAYVTIRSGELWLNNASFGLKVTERGVSNHRSIDTSPRKLLVSKKQLELFKAHKKEGMTIVPTKLLTNNKYIKLVIALGKGKKRWDKRETIKRRDLDREHKKSVRLHI, from the coding sequence ATGGCAAAGCCCAAAAAATCATCTTCAAAACCAACCGCACCGATCATCAATCGTCGTGCACGGTTTGACTATGAATTGGGCGACGAAATCATCGCTGGATTAGTACTAACCGGCCCCGAGACTCGATCCGCCCGAGACGGACACGTCCAGCTAAAGGGTGCTTATGTCACAATCCGCTCTGGTGAGCTTTGGCTCAACAACGCTAGCTTTGGTCTAAAAGTTACCGAACGTGGCGTAAGCAACCATCGAAGTATCGACACCTCACCGCGTAAACTACTGGTCAGCAAAAAACAACTTGAGCTATTTAAGGCTCACAAAAAAGAGGGTATGACGATCGTCCCCACCAAACTACTGACAAACAATAAATACATCAAGCTCGTGATCGCCCTAGGCAAGGGCAAGAAGCGCTGGGACAAGCGTGAAACTATCAAGCGACGCGACCTAGACCGCGAGCATAAAAAATCAGTACGACTCCACATATAG